The genome window aactcaGCAAAAGCAAAGCACCAAGAGCAAGCACCAACAGCAAGCACCAACAGCAAGCACGCagaacactcaagaaattcaagaatggagaaaagaaaggtagtagaagaaaagaaatgtgAATCCAAAGTTTACGTTCAacttattttatagaaaaaaagcgTACAATGGTCAAAAGCTCTCTGCATGCCTAAACGCTATGCTGCATCCCTAAACAATGGAGAGCAGAACCAAGCCTGCAAGCCTGAAAAGTTGAAGCCCTGCAAGGTTCACGTGAACCATGGCTGTCTCGCCAGAAGGGCTGGCGGCACGCCATGAAGCCCTATCCCGCCCATCGTAATGGCGAGTCCCACAGATTGGGTGTCGCCAGTGAGAATGGCGATTCTCACTCCTACGTGGCCTATGTCGCCACTACCAGGGGCGATACACCCCTCTCTCCTGCTTTGCCGCCACTGGCAATGGCGGGTTGAGCCTTGCCGCCAGTGGCAATGGCGTTTTCCCCCTAAAAACCGACCCCCTCCGTCATTACTTTTAAAACAAACCCTCAGacgtaaatagtttttaaaataagaccCCTTAGGTAAATTTGCCGCAAGTGATGCCTCACTATCACCATTGGTCTGGTTTTTCTTTCATCATGCACAACCATTAAGGACGTGTTTTAAGGACGTGTTTGGATTAATTGATACATGTTGAACAACAAAATCACactttccaaaataaaattgttaaaagcCTTCATCTTAAAGCCCGTTGAATTAGTTCAATTACTTCCCAAACACATTAAGTGGTGCAACACACTAAAACAACCATGTCATTTTAAAAGAAGCTAAAagttaatgaaataaataattcaattttcgCAGTAACTTATATGCATCttgttaactaatatttttaagaaattgattaaagaattaaaaaaaatatttattatataaatcataagaaagtataaaaaagaTCATGAacagtataaaaaaaagtaattatccatttctcaataaaaatatttatatttctatttttaatttctttaccaATACTCATtagcatttttaaaattatataatgtgaTGACAGCTTTATGTCTCTCTTCTTAGGTTCACTAACTCACACAACTGTTGGTTggattttttaaactttatcaataaaaaaaattaaaagaaatactactACAATATTAAGAAATGGAATAATACTGTATtcataaaaatgattataaaaaattgagaatgatATTAATAACTAACTATTCCCTTAAATTTGCAGAAGAATACATTTCTCCTTATGATACTATTTATAGGGGGGGAAAATCCACTGGAcagtgattttctttcttcaacATGAATCACGGTCCTGaagtcaaaaataaaatatatacacacacatattattctcttatcttttcatgttctttttcatttttcaatcgaCACTAGAGAAGGCCATTGTTCCCTTCAATTAAAGTTGTCAGCATAGCATAccgaaaaaaaaagttgtctgCATTAAACTTTAGAATCAGAGTTAGATGCCATTCCCTGTTGACCTAAGTGTCGGTCATCAccattaattgtatttatttagaAGGATTTTCAAGTTGTTTCAAAGTAGAAATGTTATCAAGAGACctaaattttgttttggatAAGGATTTATATATGTTGTCCATACTTTAAGCTTTTCAATTTGTGTTGAATGCAAGTCTGCCACAAATGATTACGATAgtgtagagtaaaaaaaaagtatatttttaattaatacagtATTGATGAAAAAATGGCACTGAATCCATGTTTCACTAGGCCGAACATAAGGCAACTTATgcctactaataaaaaaattatttaatattagtatttataaatttttaataatctaGTGCagtaatatttctaaaaaaaaaagtaatatttcaccaaaaaaaattagtaatatatGCTTTTTTTCCTAGAGAATGAGGTTCATCctgtttaaataaaattcacatcTACTTTTGTAAAACTATTagttttttcttattatctcatacttaaaaaagtaattaattattaattataattaaatatattgtttcTTTATAACTCGATTCTCaccaaattaattatatgaaacattttttatttatctaatatCTTCATTAAATTCGataaatcaaattattcattaattactttagctttaaaaatatgttgttaaattaaaaaatacctcATCTCAAAATTCGGTGCCTAATATGATGATGGTGACAGCCAATTGAACTCACTAGGAATGATTTTTTGCACTTTCTAATGTGTTATGCCAATACACAAGTTCGATGTTCACGGTTATGTGAGACTATTTGTACATACAATGACATCATTTCTTGATTCTCATTgaaaatgtttgttttatatatagaaaGTTCTGGTCTTTTGGAGCCTAATCATGATTCACAAATTGATAATAAGGGACAAAAAGTAAATACCTACgcgataagttttttaaaaagaaaattataattataattgcaaATTGCGGTAAATTGGATTGAATTGAATCACCCAGTGTAATCAAGATTGAATTGAAATGCTTTGTCAGTGccattaactaataattatcataaatttaagatttcatttttcaataagaaattatttaatattatatgtttTCTGAGACACGATTTTAATCATATTTGATACTATTTTGTggtaattttctaaaattttcacAATTAGTTGTTTTCACTTATTATTTTACATGAGATATACGGTAAACCTTGTCATAAGAGAATATTGTcgatgtgaaaaaaaaaacataattattataagagTAATTTAGCCTCTattaaaaatagtcattattGTTCAGAATTTTCAAACTAATGTTTAGTTGAAATTTCAGTGCCTGactatttgattaagaaaagattcatattcaagttgacTTCCTAAACTAAAATCAAGTAGTTACTTACAACTTCCAACTATTTCTTAGGCAAATTACAGGTTATTGAAAACTTGcctaaatatttgatattaatttacataccaatgttaacaaaagaaaagaatagaaataaaggCTAGGTTTAAATGCGTCACCAAGATAGACAAAAAATGATTCCAAAGAAATTATCAGGCAGGGACAACTAATAGGTGTCACCCCAAATTATGTCAAAATTCCAGAACCAGGATTTGCAAGAAATCATGCTTATGGGTTCTGGTTAACTTAGCTATTCTGTTAATCTGACCAACCATGATCACTCAAGCCAAGATGGCATGACTTGTCAGGCACTATATCAACGTGGCCTTTTTGCTGATAAagattttcttcttgaaatgaTCTCAGCCGCCCAACTTTTTCCGATTTCAGTTTGAAACTTCCCTGAAGACAAAGTAAAAGATGAAGAGGTTGACAcaggatcaaataaaaattatgagcaTTTCATTTATGACTAAAGTTTCAATTCTACCTGCAGTTGAAAGGAAGAATTCATCCAACACTTTTCCATGTTCTGCACAAGGTAGAATATAATCTGAGATACTTGGCATCTTTGTAACGTATCATGAAGAGTATGTAGCAAAAGTAAAAATAGCATTCACTTTAGGAAGAACTATCAATTATCAACTCATCAGTCGTCAAAAAGTTGGAGTTCAACTGTTTAAGAATTCCAAACATAAGGTGGAATGGTGATAGGAATTCAATGTTCACATGCTAATATATCTATCTATAACGTACCTGTTTCATATTCCAGCGCTTGCAGAATCATCTCAACCTGATCAGAATGAACAAGGACAAATGCAATTAGAAATGAACATGGTCCCGGTATTACAGTTCCAGAGATGCATgttatgaaaacataaaatagtAATGTAAATTACACTTTATTGTCTAAATTTGTTACAAAACCCCTTATATTTAACCCCTCTCATGTTTCCTGTTGAAAATCAGACTGCATTCATCGTAATAATTGTAGTTTATAGGGATATAACCTCTAATTAAGGAAActgaatatatatttatgtgtaATTAATACAATAAGCTTATACTCCCTCCATCCCATAATAATAGtcgtgtaagaaaaaaaaaattgtcccaaaataattgtcattttagcttttcaatataatattaattgttttttttcacttatatcccttataatattaatgatatggactacaaaaactaaaaatgaattaatgatgataaggttaattttgtaaaattattattctttttcatttgtttattagtttttcttgGTCTGAGTAAACAAACTGGTATGGGACGACAATTATAATGAGATGAAGGGAGTATAAACTCTCATCCGTGGTGCATACAGACACACAATTTCAGTTCAATGCCTTTGTTTCCTCTTTCTTAAGATGGTATTGGAGCCTATCCTAAATCTATTACCGATAACCTACCATATTATCCATGCACCAAACCCAAAAAGTACTGGGCGTGAGAGGACTTATTGGGAAAAATCAAGTCCCACATCAGCTAAAAATAGTGTCAAGATAGAGTATATAGGTAGGAGGCAACCCTTACCTTATAAGCCAATTTtgtagggttgagttaggctcAAACCCACACATTCTAATATTTCccttgattaaaaaaacactGTAAGTGTTAAAAATTTGTCAAAACTGATCATGTAGAGCCTAGAGGTCATTTGTCATGTCTGAAATATTTTTTGCCAAAACTTTATCAGCTGAATacatagttttattttattctctgtaGTTTATTTTTCTACAACCACAATTCAGAGAATCTAGAACTATTCTTTTCTCTTGTTTATTCATGGAACTTATCATCTGACCTAGTTTCATACCAATGCATAGAAGACAAATTAAAATGTTCTTAATTTGGTAAATTCTGTTTGATTTAAGGAAAACGGACAACTGATTTGGAAACTTAATTATAGGATTTAAAGTTGGTGGTGCACTGAAGTTGATTTGCAAGAGGGAAGAAACCACCAAAGAGAAGTTCAATATAACCATAAAACACACCATTCAAACAGATACCTTGtcaaaatcctttacaagattTGCCTCTAAAGAAGAATTGTTTTCATACTCTGCCCAAAGTTCTTTGATCTCTTCAGCTGTAATAAAAACAAAGTGGCCTCAAGTAAATTTGATGCCAAATTTGGAATCTCTGTAAAAGTTTCCcagaaaaataatttgcaaTACCTCTTATCCCTCCACCGAGAAGTTCACACATTTTGCTTAAGGCTTCCTGCTCCATTCTGCTCTTTTCAGCCTTGGGCACACCATCAGATGGTGTTATATCTCCTACAATAGCTATTGAATGCAAAACCATGCTCAAACttcaataaattataatcaGCAATATATTAAAGAAGACTTGATACCTTATCCAAttccttttatctttttcttatgtATACTTGAGGAAAACCAATGTGTTGAGTATTCACAATCACATACAACTAAGTCAAAATTTGAGGAACAAAGTCAATTAATCCAACattcttttattgaatttttcattCCTTGTACATGTTATTATCTATGGCTATGTTTGGCCCAACTTAGTTTTTTAGGAACAACTACtttaaaataactcaaaataaGAGTTTTAGAAGTAAAAGCTGCTTAGcagttttcatttctttttgctTAAAAGAGATTATGAGAGAGAGAGCATGGAAGGAGAGATGGAATATCAAGGGGAGAAAGAGACTGAGAAAgcagacagagagagagagagaacgagAGGAGAGGAGAGATATTGGCGGGGGGAAGAGGGAGCCTTAACTTGTTTTCCTTTAAAACTGGGGaggttcttaatttcttaagaGCATTTTAGAAAATGTGTTTGACCCAAGTGCTATTTTTAAGGATAAGAAAAGCTCAAAAAAGGTTGCACCAAACACTACCTAAGTATTCAAGTTAGATTTTTCATCTTATTCAATAATTTAATAAGCAGAGTCAGTATTTAATAATGATTACCTAGCAATATTCAACATGCTATTAATCCATTGATTTTCATAAAGCTGGGGAACTGAATTTTGAGAATTAACTGCTCTTCCAGGCAGAGAGGGATGCTCacataacataaataaatgagCACGTCCTCTACAATTTATGCTACACTGCATTGTGAAAATTACCAATGATTTCAGCTTTCAAGGACATGAGTCATCATCCAGtcattttgaatgaaatttgaaaaaattgatttcaaGCCAATACAGCAAGCAATTCATCCAATGTAAAATTTGTCACCAAGATATAAAGAAATGCAGAAAAAATTCAATCAGAGGAAATCAGACATACCCTCTGCAATATCATGCACGAGTGCTATTTTAATACATCTGTACAGCAGGAAAAAAGAGTGTAAAGCGAAACCCAAATGGATCACCTAAAACAAATccagtaaatataaataacaggAATGGGGGCAAGTAAACAAAGTAAATTACTCCAACAAAAATGAATTTACAGAGATAAGGAAGTTTAGGACAAAAATCAGTGAGGTGAGATATAAACATACTGACTGACACTATTACACTATTAGACAGACAGTATTCACAAGGTAAAAGAAATCTGTTATTTTGGCGAATGACGAGTGTGCATAGTTTGCATTCTCTTTATACCATCTAGACtgtacaaaattacaaatatcaCCGACAAAGAAATGCCTCACTAATCTGTGACAACAACAAATTACGTAGCAGCTTTGCAACAAGCTTAGAGGGTATAGCTTGAACAAGAATTTGAAAAAGGCAATTCATTATCCAGCCAAAATTTAATGCaagactttttattttctttttaatttaagagGTGAAACTACGCCCCAAAATGGACCAGCAGTTGAATGATTTGGCCCTTGCTTAAGTCAATATCTCTAGCTGCAAGAGTTGTTTCTAATTTTAAGTTGTTCTTTCTAGCAAATACATAACCCAAGGTCACCTTGTTGGCTCACCCATAATGAAAAGAAAGCTATTTATTGCACAATACGCAATTTAAGCCTCAAAATGAAATCATAAcattgaaatattaatagctAGTACAATATTCCTCAAATTGGATATATGCAAGAAACCATTTAATTTACCCTTTAATCTTTATGGTCATTGAAATTCtaaacatttatataaaaaaaaagaggccaATAAAGCAAACCAAGCTGAATATAACAAATTGCATAGAATAGAAAGATACTATAGTAAAACAGAAAGGTCACAACTATATAAACAAGACGAAAAATGCTAGGAACACACTCTCTAACACACTCTTTCTCATGGctgaaatttattggaaatgACAAAATTTGGTGGGTCCCAATCATATTTAATGACTCTCctaattttgtagttttcaaaaaattttaaCCAAATAAGGAGAGCGTGTTTGTATTAAGAGAAAGAAACCAAAGAAAATATctagaagaagagagaaactcTTAGGAAAATCAATTGTATAAAACTGAGAAAGATAAAAACTGAATTACAGAGAGAGATCTTAGTCCTATTTATAAGGTGCAGCATAACTTAGCAAAGGCTAAGTTAGTTACACAGTTCTAACAGAAAGGAGACCTATGAGTTGTTTAACAACTGTTACAAATCTTAACAGAACATATCAACTAACAAAGAATAAAAGAGAGTCTTTTATTCTCATACTCCTAACATTCCCCCCCTCAAACTCCAGGTGGTTGATTGGCACAATCAACTACATTGAGTTTGTCACGTAAACTTAGGAATCTGTTGGTTGAGAGAGGCTTAGTCATGATATCTGCAACCTGCTCCTGAGAAGGAATATGAGAGACAACAAGATCCTTCCTGAGAACTTTTTCTCTAACGAAGAAAATGTCAAGTTCCATGTGCTTAGTACGAGCATGAAGAATAGGATTGTGAGCTAAAGCTACTGAACTCTGATTGTCACAAAAAATTAGAGGAGTATCAAAAGGAATGTGAAGCTCCTTGAGAAGAGATTCAAGCCAGAGAATTTCAGAAGTAACTTGAGCCAGACTTCGATATTCTGCCTCAGTTGTTGATTTAGCAACCAAAACTTGCTTTTTAGCCCACCATGAGACCAAATTAGGCCCAAGAAAAAAGCAAGCTCCTGAAGTGGATCTACGATCATCCTGATCtgcagcccaatcagcatcacagaaCCCAAAAATCTTGATAGAAGGAGTGGTCTTGGCAGGTTTGATTAGCAAACCATGCATTATAGTTCCTTTAAGGTACCTAAGTATGCATTTGACAGCTCTCCAATGCTCTTTCATGGGTTTGGACATGTACTGGCAGACTTTGTTTACTGAGAAGCTAATTTCTGGTGGTGTGATTGTTGCATATTGCAAAGCACCAACCACAAATCTGTACAGCGTAGGGTTCTCAAAGCATGTAGTTTCTTGCTTTGACAATTTGAGATTACTAACCATAGGGGTGGAAATTCCTTTAGCTTCTTCCATATTTACTCTTTCAAGCAAATCTGAGATGTATTTGGTTTGAGAAAGCATGACAGAACCTGCGGAATTATACTTGATTTCAATCCCAAGGAAGTAGTCCAACTTGCCAAGATGTTTAAGAGAGAAAATAGAGTTTAGCTGTGAAATAAGTTGCTGAATTAGAACACTGTTATTTCTAGTGAGGattatgtcatccacatagacaAGCGCATAAGTTGTGTTTCCACATGAGGAAGAGACAAATAAGGAAGGGTCACACTTGCTAGCCTTGAACCCAAGAGAGATGAGAGTTGCTGAAAGCTTTTCAAACCATGCATGAGGTGCTTGCTTCAGCCCATAGAGAGCCTTGTTAAGTTTACAAACAAGGTTACTGTCATGTACAGGTAAATACGATGAGAGATAGAGCGagagggaaagagagagagCGAGGTGAGGGAAATGAGAGATACGAAACGGAGAGCGATCAGAGAGACAATGAGAGGGAGAGAGCTGATGGGTGGGTAAAGGTAAGGACCAGAAAGAGGGAAGGACTGAGAGATAGGAAGGATCCCGGGCGAAGCTACGCCGGACATAGCCTTGTACGACAAACAAACTGGAGGGAAAGACCCGACATATCCAGCTTCTACTTCACCAGATTTCCGGAAGAGGCAAATGAGAAGGACCTTTGGGTTCACTTCAAAAAATGGGGGCAGGTACGCGAGGTCTTCATTTCCAAACACCGGAACAAGGGGGGGAGGAGGTACGGTTTTGTGAGGTTCAGTGGGGTGACAGACGTGAGAAGACTAGAAAGGCAACTCGACAACCTGGTAATAGGCGGCATGAAGCTATATGTAAACATACCGAAGTTCGAACGAGGGAAAGGCATAAGCCCAGACACAAAGTCAGCACCCAAAACATGGAAAGCTGGAAGATACAAGGGACACCATGAAAACAGAGCATCACGACAGCATCTTCTACAACCCAGGGTAGTTTCGCATTCATACAAACAGGCCGTGCTCAAAACAGCGGCAGGGCAGACCCGAGACCCACAGTTCACAACATACAGCCCAGGCGGGTCACAAACCTCGATTCATCTTGATATCCCGGCAGAAGCTAAAAGATGGTTTTCAGATGCCTGGGTGGGTCGAGTAAAGAATATGAAGACACTCCATGAGGCTGAAGAAGAAATTGTGTGGGAGTTTGGACAAGAAGTTGTGCCGAAGTACATAGGGGAGGATATGTTCTTACTATTAGGCTTATCGGACACCAGGGCAGAGGAGACATCAGTGGAGGAAGTAAGGCACGGGTCGACGCCATTCTATATGCTGGAGAAGTGGAACCCCAGCATGAAAACAGGGCAGCGGCTAATTTGGGTTCAATGTTGGGGCATACCCATGATAGCCTGGGATGTGGAGCACATTAAGAAGATGGTGGCGGTAATCGGAGAACCGGTGGAGGTAGACGATGATGTAGACGAGCTCCGGAGACTGGACAGAGCAAGAGTGCTAGTCAGAACCGCTTGGAGACCCCCACTGCAACATACAATCAACATATGCATCGCCGACGAGACGCATCAAGTGCATATCGTTGAAGAGGTAGGGCCTGAAAACCATTGTTGCAGATGCCATGCTCGAGATAGTGGTGGCTCGTCGGAGGAGGTTGAATCAGAAGAGAGTGACGCCGGGGAACAGATCAGAAACACCGTAGAAGAAATCGACGCCGCCCATGCACGACACCATATCGGCGGTGACTGTTCTGAAGGTAGCACACGCGCCGGGCACCAAAGACAAAGCCCGATACCTATCGGTCCATGTGACGAACTGCGGGGTAATAACCCGAGTCAATGGGAACATAGCGCGAACCCCAATGACACGGTAGCAATTGACCTAGAAGCTGCAAAAGGGGCAGCGTCAGCACAGCAGATTTCAGAGGAGGGCGGTACAGATTACACAAATGAGGAAAAAGGGAGTGACCAGAAGAAAGTCTATgaggaagatatcccaaagaaAATCCCTGCAGCTATGGCATTTGAGCTGGTATCCGTTGAACATGCACCCCAATTTACAGTGCATTTAAACAAAAGTTTTGGTGGGCCAGCCCTAACCAATTTCGAAGGGCCACGTGCCCTGAATGCTAGAAGCAACCTCACAAATAATACCCGTGAAGAGATTGGCACCGCTTGGGAAGGATATATCAGCAAGGAAGATGATGACTTAGAAGCTGATGAAAGTGGGCCTCCGATATTGGGCCTCACTAAACTTAACACACCagtaacacaaaaaaaacaaaatttgagcCCAGTaactaataaaaatgaaaacagggcTTTGCTGATGGTGTACTCCAGAAATAAGGGGCGCAAAAAGCAACAACAGAATCAGAAAAATGAAGACAAAGCAGACATCGCTAATCAGGATCACTCCGAGCTGGGCCTGGAGAATTTTTCTATGATTAGAAAAGAGGCCGAAACACCCAACAGCAAGCTAAGAACCTCACCTGATGATAACCCACAAGAGTTACAGGAGGCAGAACATCACTGGCAAATGATACAGCAAATGGGGGTAACAGCTGATACAAATCACGAAAGATTCATTGAAATGATCAGTGACATGGAAAACAGGGATAGGAAAGAGGCAGAAAAGTTGGGAAATAGAAGTGTGCCCCATgaatattttaacttataatgtAAGGGGGCTGGGGAGGGGGGTCAAGTGGTCTGCAATTAGAAGGTTGGTGAGGAAACACAAGGTAGATTTATTATGTCTGCAGGAGACGAAGAAGCAACAAATTGATTCCACAATGTGTCAATCCTTATGGGGTGACTCTGATGTGAGTTGGGAGATTCAGCCTGCATCAAACACAGCAGGTGGTCTACTGTGTTTATGGAGTGATAAAAGTTTCAAAGTAGATAGGAGGGTCTGCGGCAGGGGATTCATTCTTTTGGAAGGGAAGTGGAACAACGAAGATCAGAAGCTCTG of Glycine soja cultivar W05 chromosome 1, ASM419377v2, whole genome shotgun sequence contains these proteins:
- the LOC114414361 gene encoding HD domain-containing protein C4G3.17-like, with protein sequence MVIIHYSAASCCCVPSLHRSSPSRSILAPAIFFFRDAAPNLRLVSVWSQPPGSEGFGEPNKHSSRDASVGFSASSSSVIDFLTLCHRLKTTKRKGWVNHGIKGAESIADHMYRMALMALVSGDVPGLDRERCIKIALVHDIAEAIVGDITPSDGVPKAEKSRMEQEALSKMCELLGGGIRAEEIKELWAEYENNSSLEANLVKDFDKVEMILQALEYETEHGKVLDEFFLSTAGKFQTEIGKSWAAEIISRRKSLSAKRPR